Proteins found in one Brevibacillus brevis genomic segment:
- a CDS encoding metal ABC transporter substrate-binding protein, with the protein MKKWNLFFVFLLSTVLMAACGAPQSANEPTKSDSDKLRVVTTYSILYDIVKNVGGDRVEIHSLAPIGSNPHEYDPLPADVQKTTDADAVFYNGLNLEAGNSWFDKLMTTAGKSGPDAPVFRLSEGVAAKHLTTKGKESEEDPHAWLDVRNGIKYAENAKNALIKVDPAHKETYEQNAKKYIEQLTALHEEAVKQYNQIPKEQRLLVTSEGAFKYFSEAYDFEAAYIWEINSENQGTPEQVTQVVDTIRAKKIPALFVETSIDPRSMEMVSNETGVPIVGKVFTDSLGKPGEDGDTYIKMMEWNIKTIYEGLTKK; encoded by the coding sequence ATGAAGAAGTGGAATCTGTTTTTCGTTTTTCTACTATCAACCGTATTGATGGCAGCGTGTGGTGCTCCGCAAAGTGCGAACGAGCCCACGAAATCAGATAGTGATAAGCTGCGGGTCGTAACCACGTATTCCATCCTGTATGACATCGTGAAAAACGTTGGGGGGGATCGGGTAGAGATCCATAGTCTCGCTCCAATTGGCTCCAATCCGCATGAATATGATCCACTGCCTGCTGACGTGCAAAAAACGACGGATGCAGACGCTGTTTTTTACAATGGACTGAACTTGGAAGCCGGTAACTCCTGGTTCGATAAACTGATGACCACAGCAGGCAAATCAGGTCCGGATGCACCTGTGTTCCGTCTCAGTGAGGGCGTAGCTGCCAAGCACTTGACGACGAAAGGCAAAGAGAGCGAAGAAGACCCGCACGCTTGGCTGGATGTACGCAATGGCATCAAGTATGCGGAGAATGCAAAAAATGCCTTGATCAAGGTGGACCCAGCGCACAAGGAAACGTATGAGCAAAACGCCAAGAAGTACATCGAACAGTTGACTGCACTGCACGAGGAAGCGGTGAAGCAATACAACCAGATTCCGAAAGAACAGCGTTTGCTTGTGACGAGCGAGGGAGCGTTCAAATATTTCAGCGAAGCGTACGATTTTGAAGCGGCGTACATTTGGGAAATCAACTCGGAGAATCAAGGAACACCAGAGCAGGTTACGCAGGTGGTCGATACGATTCGTGCGAAAAAAATCCCGGCTCTGTTCGTAGAGACGAGTATCGATCCGCGCAGCATGGAGATGGTATCGAATGAAACGGGTGTACCGATTGTCGGGAAAGTATTTACGGACTCTCTCGGAAAGCCGGGAGAAGATGGTGATACGTACATCAAAATGATGGAGTGGAATATCAAGACGATTTACGAAGGATTGACCAAAAAATAA
- a CDS encoding YebC/PmpR family DNA-binding transcriptional regulator: MGRKWNNIKEKKASKDASTSRIYAKFGKEIYVAAKQGEPDPESNRALKVVLERAKTYSVPKAIIDRAIDKAKGGSDETFSELRYEGFGPNGSMIIVDALTNNVNRTAPEVRAAFNKNGGNMGVSGSVAYMFDPTAVFGMEGKSSDEVLEILMEADVDVRDILEEDGAVIVYADAEQFHAVQEALKNGGVTEFTVAELTMLPQNEVTLTEDVQAQFEKLIDALEDLDDVQQVYHNVDLGE, encoded by the coding sequence ATGGGTCGTAAGTGGAACAATATTAAAGAAAAGAAAGCTTCTAAAGACGCGAGCACCAGTCGTATTTACGCGAAGTTCGGGAAGGAAATTTACGTAGCGGCAAAGCAAGGCGAGCCGGACCCAGAGTCCAACCGTGCTCTGAAGGTCGTCCTGGAGCGTGCCAAAACGTACAGCGTACCGAAAGCGATTATCGACCGCGCGATTGATAAAGCAAAAGGCGGCTCTGATGAAACGTTTAGCGAGCTGCGCTATGAAGGCTTTGGGCCAAACGGTTCCATGATCATCGTGGATGCACTGACCAACAACGTAAACCGCACAGCTCCTGAAGTGCGTGCCGCTTTCAACAAAAACGGCGGTAACATGGGCGTATCCGGTTCGGTTGCTTATATGTTTGACCCAACAGCGGTATTTGGTATGGAAGGCAAATCCTCTGATGAGGTGCTGGAAATCTTGATGGAAGCAGATGTAGACGTCCGCGACATTTTGGAAGAAGACGGTGCTGTCATCGTTTACGCAGATGCCGAACAGTTCCACGCTGTACAAGAAGCACTTAAAAACGGCGGCGTCACAGAGTTTACCGTAGCTGAACTGACCATGCTGCCACAAAACGAAGTAACGCTGACAGAAGATGTACAAGCTCAGTTCGAAAAGCTGATCGATGCTTTGGAAGACTTGGACGATGTGCAGCAGGTGTACCATAACGTTGATTTAGGTGAATAA
- a CDS encoding carboxymuconolactone decarboxylase family protein, with protein sequence MNSNYENGKKLFQETDESGIQAVIHALSDVSPHISRYIIEFFGQVFNNPVLTYEQREIIVISALISLGDTPNQLKWHMNFGLKVGITPNEIIEIATHCIPFCGAPRALNAITVAKQLFAEQNIEVNIEDELLHSVGERRERGIAKLQEIDGKHGEAVADSLAEIAPVLAEQIIEFAFGEIYSRSGLNPKQRQLVTLGALTAQGGCEPQLHVHLNASIRVGLTRQEVIEALLQCYPYTGFPKVLNAINVAKKIFLT encoded by the coding sequence ATGAACTCAAACTATGAAAATGGAAAAAAACTTTTTCAAGAAACTGATGAATCAGGAATCCAAGCGGTTATTCATGCTTTAAGCGATGTATCTCCCCACATAAGTCGGTACATTATTGAATTTTTTGGGCAAGTTTTCAATAATCCCGTACTCACCTATGAACAAAGAGAAATAATCGTGATCTCTGCGTTAATATCGTTAGGTGATACTCCAAATCAACTCAAATGGCACATGAACTTCGGTTTGAAAGTTGGAATTACGCCGAACGAAATTATTGAAATTGCTACCCATTGTATTCCGTTTTGCGGCGCTCCTCGTGCTTTAAATGCCATTACCGTTGCGAAACAACTTTTTGCAGAACAAAATATCGAAGTAAACATCGAGGACGAACTACTACATTCTGTAGGGGAACGACGGGAAAGAGGCATAGCAAAACTTCAAGAAATCGACGGCAAACATGGTGAGGCGGTTGCCGATTCACTTGCCGAGATTGCCCCTGTATTAGCTGAACAAATCATTGAATTTGCGTTTGGTGAAATCTACAGCCGCTCAGGACTAAACCCTAAACAGCGCCAACTCGTCACATTAGGAGCCTTAACTGCTCAAGGTGGATGCGAGCCACAGTTGCACGTTCATCTCAATGCCTCCATTCGTGTAGGTCTAACGAGACAAGAAGTGATTGAGGCATTACTGCAATGCTACCCATACACGGGATTTCCTAAAGTCTTGAATGCTATAAATGTTGCCAAAAAGATATTTTTAACATAG
- a CDS encoding MerR family transcriptional regulator, whose protein sequence is MSFSMKYVVDNLHVSANTLRFYETEGLLRNISRDSNGRRIYNDEDLRWINFIRSLRLTGMPISKIKEYIDLYELGDETFLQRKEMMMQHKLEVQNKINENLKHLEVISYKVAMYELQERKDTQKI, encoded by the coding sequence ATGTCATTTTCAATGAAATATGTAGTTGATAACTTACATGTGTCTGCAAATACACTCAGATTTTATGAAACGGAAGGGTTGTTAAGAAATATTTCTCGAGATTCAAATGGTCGTAGAATATATAATGATGAAGATTTGAGATGGATCAACTTTATCCGATCTCTGCGGTTGACAGGAATGCCTATTTCTAAAATAAAAGAATATATCGATCTTTATGAATTAGGCGATGAAACATTCCTGCAAAGAAAAGAAATGATGATGCAGCATAAATTAGAAGTGCAGAATAAAATCAATGAAAACCTAAAACATTTAGAAGTAATAAGTTATAAGGTTGCGATGTACGAACTTCAAGAAAGGAAAGACACGCAGAAAATTTAG
- a CDS encoding ATP-binding protein codes for MEAVIFEKDLALDYDIEPGLTVTGCSEQMEQVFMILLDNAIKYANPKGSIHLTLKKHQGHIQLSVTNTGPGIPAEHAGKIYAKSVPNDKTTFYVQLD; via the coding sequence ATGGAAGCCGTCATCTTCGAGAAGGATCTCGCGCTAGACTACGACATCGAACCCGGCCTCACCGTCACCGGCTGCAGCGAGCAAATGGAGCAGGTCTTTATGATCCTGCTGGACAACGCGATCAAGTATGCCAATCCAAAGGGCTCAATCCACCTAACGCTTAAAAAGCATCAGGGCCATATCCAGCTATCGGTGACCAATACTGGTCCGGGCATCCCCGCCGAACATGCGGGCAAGATCTATGCGAAGAGTGTGCCGAACGATAAGACGACGTTTTATGTTCAGCTGGACTGA
- a CDS encoding ABC transporter substrate-binding protein encodes MYKRLLAIPLAALLLVLAACGNGGQTGDSAASKPTRSINYLGNTYTIPARTKEIVFVGFPASYEDSFLLGVPPVAATVDKNGKFPAEYQAMIRNAKHLPYHIVDNLNELVALDPDVIMTTDKTSKEDLAKLQTAASVIPVSTNGADWQDNLRLLADVRGRDDNLDTFIGKVKQNTQELRDKLAELPEKKVLTLWFQEGSLYAYPKDERYNYLLYTDLALPVPDVVANMQERTALPMDALAKENPNYLFVMVNKEDQPAFKQLQEQPAWKNLSAVKTGQMYVNAVEPGLAGGTAYSNQSFLNAIRKQMLKMSE; translated from the coding sequence ATGTATAAACGGCTACTAGCTATCCCGCTTGCCGCTTTGCTCCTCGTCCTGGCAGCTTGCGGCAATGGTGGACAAACGGGCGATTCTGCGGCATCGAAACCGACCAGATCGATCAATTACCTAGGCAACACTTATACAATTCCAGCCAGAACCAAAGAAATTGTTTTCGTTGGCTTCCCTGCTTCCTATGAAGATTCTTTCTTGCTGGGAGTCCCGCCCGTCGCAGCTACGGTGGATAAAAACGGAAAGTTTCCGGCGGAATATCAAGCCATGATCAGAAATGCCAAGCATCTCCCTTATCATATAGTAGATAACTTAAATGAGCTGGTTGCCCTCGATCCTGATGTCATCATGACAACCGACAAGACCTCCAAGGAAGACTTGGCAAAATTACAAACCGCTGCATCTGTCATTCCCGTCTCTACCAACGGAGCTGATTGGCAAGATAACTTGCGTCTGCTTGCTGATGTTCGTGGAAGAGACGACAATTTGGATACCTTTATAGGAAAAGTGAAGCAAAACACACAGGAACTCCGCGACAAGCTCGCCGAACTCCCAGAAAAGAAAGTGCTGACGCTATGGTTCCAAGAAGGCTCCTTATACGCGTATCCAAAGGATGAACGGTACAATTACCTGTTATATACGGACTTGGCCCTGCCTGTCCCTGATGTCGTCGCGAATATGCAGGAGCGTACAGCGCTCCCTATGGATGCTTTGGCAAAAGAAAATCCTAACTACTTGTTTGTGATGGTCAACAAAGAGGACCAGCCCGCTTTCAAGCAGTTGCAAGAGCAGCCTGCATGGAAAAATCTAAGCGCAGTCAAAACGGGTCAAATGTACGTGAATGCCGTTGAACCAGGATTGGCTGGTGGCACAGCCTACAGCAACCAATCGTTTTTAAATGCAATTCGAAAACAGATGCTAAAGATGAGTGAATAA
- a CDS encoding RNA polymerase sigma factor yields MYEEMKHQVMTIYERHYHDVYQFLLYFAGSQNDAEDLTQEVFLRVIRSLERFEERSDVKTWLFAIAKHTAMNYYRKRKWQKLLSGDWLSVVMPASEGNPAQEAESREDEQELIAAIKGLPPHHRMVVILRGIKEYSVKETAEILGCSESNVKTTMHRALKLLHGKLSHTKKGELYSGLAK; encoded by the coding sequence TTGTATGAAGAAATGAAACATCAGGTCATGACCATCTATGAGCGGCATTATCACGATGTGTATCAATTTTTGCTGTACTTTGCCGGCAGTCAGAATGATGCAGAAGATTTGACACAGGAGGTATTTTTGCGAGTTATTCGCTCGCTTGAACGATTTGAAGAGCGATCTGACGTGAAGACATGGCTGTTTGCGATCGCGAAGCATACAGCGATGAATTACTATCGAAAACGTAAGTGGCAAAAGCTGTTGTCAGGGGACTGGCTGTCTGTTGTGATGCCAGCCTCGGAAGGGAATCCGGCACAGGAAGCGGAAAGCCGGGAGGACGAACAGGAATTGATCGCTGCGATCAAGGGACTACCACCGCATCACCGCATGGTTGTCATTCTGCGAGGCATTAAAGAGTACAGCGTCAAAGAGACAGCTGAAATACTGGGTTGTTCTGAATCAAACGTGAAAACGACGATGCACCGGGCACTGAAGCTGCTGCATGGCAAACTTTCGCATACGAAGAAGGGGGAATTGTACAGTGGATTGGCAAAATGA
- a CDS encoding GyrI-like domain-containing protein, with protein MIQIYPDKADFDAAVDPFTTIIGLEVSSLADIPEGMVSHTIPAGTFAKVTHKGPETNLGETYGFLYGSWLTESGYEYAGFDFEFWDERYKPEQEDNEIDIYVPLFK; from the coding sequence TTGATTCAAATCTATCCTGACAAAGCTGACTTCGATGCGGCGGTAGATCCCTTTACCACAATTATTGGACTCGAAGTTTCCAGCCTGGCCGATATTCCTGAAGGGATGGTCAGTCACACGATTCCCGCGGGGACATTTGCAAAAGTAACACACAAGGGACCTGAGACAAACTTGGGCGAGACGTATGGTTTTCTTTACGGGTCCTGGCTCACTGAATCAGGATATGAGTATGCCGGATTTGATTTTGAGTTCTGGGACGAGCGCTACAAGCCAGAGCAAGAAGACAATGAGATTGATATTTATGTTCCTCTTTTCAAATAA
- a CDS encoding PadR family transcriptional regulator — translation MKINKELLKGSTVILILTMLDRKEMYGYEIAKAIEKESNGLFTLKEGTLYPILHALEAERYVEAYWDEKDGRKRKYYRITAEGCGQLKEKKHEWHTFRDGIDRVLGEGRA, via the coding sequence ATGAAAATCAATAAGGAGCTTTTAAAAGGCAGTACCGTGATCCTGATCTTGACGATGCTGGATCGAAAGGAAATGTACGGGTACGAAATCGCGAAAGCCATCGAGAAGGAGTCAAATGGTCTGTTTACGCTAAAAGAAGGGACGTTGTATCCGATCTTGCATGCACTCGAAGCGGAGCGTTATGTGGAGGCGTATTGGGATGAGAAGGATGGGAGGAAGCGTAAATACTATCGGATTACGGCAGAAGGTTGCGGGCAATTGAAGGAGAAAAAGCACGAGTGGCATACGTTCCGCGATGGGATTGATCGGGTGCTGGGAGAGGGAAGAGCATGA
- a CDS encoding FtsW/RodA/SpoVE family cell cycle protein produces the protein MKQTNTHPLIADYLDQVCRHVRATEMHRRIRDELESHLLDLMDEQMDEGLGEEEAVRQAILQMGDSAAVGKQLHRIYKPKVEWRLLVYVVAFLAVGLFTMYGMQVSFIEFKLDSYWFYALFGIGVMLAVTFTDYRKLLRYSLHLYMLTVGVFFLILAYGYTMNGKTYMYLGGSIRIDFVAMSMYLFLISVAGMLLTRTWRFRSTASKLTVFVLLPACLFVMAGSIMELMLYLFGFMILMMYTKTVRKEKLYLMIVSAIVWTAACLLDRYTLGRVQGWVQPTQDPLGKGYEYLEAMEAIRSAGFWGRGSNAPLPRMPYLDSDFKFTYLIHSYGWIAGILILLAIVLFIIRLARVVKEVDEPYGKHLIVSIVPLFSLFFVWPLLMSTGMLPIVNIEIPFLSYGNIGTALAHFAVLGLVLSVHRHRSSIGKPHTYMAK, from the coding sequence ATGAAGCAGACGAATACACATCCATTGATTGCAGACTATCTCGATCAAGTATGTCGCCATGTGCGGGCAACGGAAATGCATCGCAGAATTCGGGATGAGCTGGAAAGTCACTTGCTAGATTTGATGGATGAGCAGATGGACGAGGGGTTGGGAGAGGAAGAAGCGGTAAGGCAAGCCATTTTGCAAATGGGGGATTCTGCTGCGGTTGGGAAGCAGCTGCATCGGATTTATAAGCCCAAAGTGGAGTGGAGGCTTCTAGTGTATGTGGTGGCTTTCCTGGCTGTAGGGTTGTTTACGATGTATGGCATGCAGGTCAGTTTTATCGAGTTTAAACTGGACAGTTACTGGTTCTATGCCTTATTTGGTATCGGGGTGATGCTCGCTGTTACTTTTACGGATTATCGCAAGCTTTTGCGGTACTCGTTGCATTTGTACATGCTGACTGTGGGCGTGTTTTTTCTCATTCTTGCGTACGGCTATACAATGAATGGAAAAACATATATGTACCTTGGTGGCTCGATTAGGATCGATTTTGTGGCAATGTCCATGTATTTGTTTCTCATAAGCGTTGCGGGTATGCTTCTTACCAGGACGTGGCGATTTCGGAGCACGGCTTCCAAGCTGACCGTATTTGTTTTGCTGCCAGCTTGCCTCTTTGTTATGGCTGGATCGATTATGGAACTCATGCTGTACCTATTTGGATTCATGATACTCATGATGTATACGAAAACCGTCCGGAAAGAAAAACTCTATCTAATGATTGTGTCTGCTATTGTTTGGACAGCTGCCTGTTTATTGGATAGATACACGCTAGGAAGGGTGCAGGGCTGGGTACAACCGACCCAAGATCCGCTCGGAAAGGGATATGAATATCTAGAGGCGATGGAAGCAATTCGCTCGGCAGGTTTTTGGGGAAGGGGCTCCAATGCTCCATTACCGAGAATGCCTTATTTAGACTCCGATTTCAAATTTACTTACTTAATCCATAGTTATGGCTGGATTGCGGGCATTTTGATCTTGTTAGCCATTGTTCTGTTTATAATAAGACTGGCTCGGGTAGTCAAGGAAGTGGACGAGCCGTATGGGAAGCATCTCATTGTCAGTATCGTTCCTTTATTCTCTCTGTTCTTCGTTTGGCCACTGCTGATGTCAACCGGCATGCTGCCAATCGTGAATATTGAGATTCCTTTTCTCAGCTATGGCAACATAGGGACTGCTTTGGCTCATTTCGCTGTCCTAGGTCTCGTTCTGAGCGTCCATCGGCATAGAAGCTCAATTGGAAAGCCACATACTTACATGGCAAAATAG
- a CDS encoding VOC family protein has translation MALQSKQIFVNLPVKDLNKSIDFFTAIGYEFNPQFTDQNAACMVIGENIFAMLLVEEFFQTFTKKELTDATRSTEVIVALSADSRAQVDEIVNKAFAAGATPSKDPVDHGFMYGWSFQDLDGHLWEFLHMDQSAVPQE, from the coding sequence ATGGCATTGCAATCCAAACAAATTTTCGTTAATTTACCCGTGAAGGACCTCAACAAATCAATCGACTTTTTTACGGCGATCGGGTATGAATTTAACCCGCAATTTACGGATCAAAATGCAGCATGCATGGTGATCGGCGAAAACATTTTTGCCATGCTGCTCGTTGAAGAGTTTTTCCAAACGTTTACGAAAAAAGAGCTGACGGATGCAACCAGAAGCACCGAGGTCATTGTTGCGTTGTCTGCGGACAGCAGAGCGCAAGTCGATGAGATCGTAAACAAAGCATTTGCTGCGGGCGCAACTCCATCGAAAGACCCGGTTGACCATGGCTTCATGTACGGCTGGAGCTTTCAAGATTTGGATGGCCATCTGTGGGAGTTCTTGCATATGGATCAAAGCGCTGTTCCACAGGAATAA